The Eggerthella guodeyinii sequence GGCGCGCGGCGCGCGTTCCCGCCCGCCAGCCCTCTTCGCGCCATGAAACCCGCACGTCTCCTGCCGCCGCCCCGAGGGAACGGCGCTTTTCGCCCATTGACCTTCTCGAACGTTGCGGGTAGAGTTGACCGCGAAGCGATAACCGACGAAAGAGGGGCACCTATGATCGATCGGGGCACGTGCAAGGCCATGCTGCGCGAGAGCGCGCGACTCATGCTGGAGCATGCCGAGCGCTTAAGCGACATCGACTCCCGGTTCGGCGACGGCGACCACGGCATCACCGTCACGAAGATCGCCAAGCTCGTGAACGAGCGCGTCGAGGCGTGGGACGACGCCTCCATCAAGGACTTCCTCGACGATCTGGGCATGGACGTCATGGCCGTGCGCGGCGGCTCCGCGGGCCCGCTGTACGGCACGCTCATCGGCGGCCTGGGCGCCCAGCTCGGCGACGACGAGAACGAGCTTTCCGCCGACGCCGTGCGCCGCATGTTCGCCGGCTGCCTGGCCGAGATGCAGGATATCACCACGGCGCAGGTGGGCGACAAGACCATGATGGACGCCCTGATCCCCGCCGTGGAGGCCGCGCAGGCATGCGCCGCCCCGGACGACGGCCCCGTCGACGTGCTCATGGCCGCGGCCGAGGCCGCGGAGGAGGGCGCCCGGGCATCCGAGGGCTTCGCTTCCAAGTTCGGCCGCGCGCGCAGCTACGGCGATCGGACCATCGGAACGCCCGATGCGGGAGCCGTGTCCACCTCGCTGTTCTTGCGCGGGCTGGCGAACGGCGCCTCGCTGCCGCGCTCGTAGGGAACCCGGCCTGCCGCATCGCGCGGCGGGCCTTTCTTTTCCGGCTGTCAAACGACTGAGGAGGAGCACCATGCAGATGAAGAAGTTCATCAACGACCCCGACAACCTCACCGCGGAGCTGCTCGAGGGCCTGGCCCTGGCCAACCCCGACATTCTCGAGCTGGGCGAGGACAACATGGTCATCAACAAGAAGCTGGCCGAGGCCGACCGCGTGACCATCGTGACGCAGGGCGGCAGCGGCCACGAGCCGGCCATCGAGGGCTTCGTGGGCGAGGGCATGGTGGACATCGACGTGGTGGGCGACATCTTCGCCGCGCCCGGCCCGCAGGCCTGCGTCGACGCCATCAAGCTGGCCGACAAGGGCAAGGGCGTGCTCTACATCGTGCTCAACCACGCCGGCGACATGCTGACGGGCAACATGACCATGAAGCAGTGCAAGAAGCAGGGTCTCAACGTGGTCAAGGTGGTCACGCAGGAGGACGTGTCGAACGCCCCGCGCGAGAACGCCGACGACCGCCGCGGCCTCGTGGGCTGCATCCCCACCTACAAGATCGCCGGCGCCGCGGCCGCCGAGGGCAGAAGCCTCGAGGAGGTGGCGGCCGTCGCGCAGCGCTTCGCCGACAACATGGCGACGCTGGCCGTGGCCGTGCGCGGCGCCACGCATCCGCAGACGGGCACGCTGCTGGCCGAGCTCGGCGACGACGAGATGGAAATCGGCATGGGGCAGCACGGCGAGGAGGGCGGCGGCCGCCAGCCCCTGAAGTCCGCCGACGAGACGGCCGCCATCATGGTGAACGCGCTCGTGAAGGACATCGGCATCGAGCCGGGCGAGCGGGTCATGCTCATCGTCAACGGTTCGGGCGCCACCACGCTCATGGAGCAGCTCATCGTGTACCGCGCCGCGGTCAAGGAGCTGGCGAAGCAGGACATCGAAGTGGTGGCGAACTTCGTGGGCGAGATGCTGACCGTGCAGGAGCAGGCCGGGTTCCAGATGTTCATGGCGCGCATGGACGACGAGCTGCTGCGCCTGTGGAACGCCCCCTGCACCACGCCGTACCTGAAGAAGTAGGGGAGGCCCATGCTCGTATCTTTGAGAACCGTCCTCGCTTGGGCGGAAGAGAACGACTGCGCGGCCGCCGCCTTCGACACGCCGAACCTCGAGCTTTTGCTCGCCGCCATCGGTGCGGCCGAGGAACGCGACGAGCCGGTCATCATCCAGCACGCGCAGCTGCACGAGGAGGAGACGTCCATCGACGTGATCGGCCCCATCATGGTGGCGCGCGCCGAGGCCTCGCGCGTTCCCGTGTGCGTGATGCTCGACCACGGCGAGGATATCGACTACGTGCGCCGCGCCCTCGACCTGGGGTTCTCGGCCATCATGATCGACGGCTCGCAGCTTCCCTACGAGGAGAACGTGGCGTTGACGCTGGGCGCGGTGGAGCTGGCCCACGAGTACGGCGCCGACGTGGAGGCCGAGATCGGCTTCACCACGGGCCACGAAGGGCTCGAGAACGCCGACGACGACCGGGAGAACGTGTACACCGACCCCGACGAGGCCGCGCGCTTCGTGGCCGACACGGGCATCGACGCCCTCGCGGCCAGCGTGGGCACGGTGCACGGCTTCTACCGGGCCCAGCCGAACCTCGACTTCAAGCTGATCGAGGAGCTGCGCATCCGCTGCGGCGTGCCGCTCGTCATGCACGGGGGCAGCGGCCTGTCGTGCGAGGACACGCGGGCGGCCATCCGTGCCGGCATCCGCAAGATCAACTACTTCAGCTACATGAGCAACGCGGGCGTGCGCGCCGTCGAGGCGCTCATCGCCGAAGAGCACCCGAAGTACTTCCACGCCCTGGCCAACGCGGCGACCGCCGCCATGCAGGCCGACGCGGAAGCCGCCATGGACATGTTCAGTATGGTTCCGTCGGCCTGACGGCCGTTGGAACCAGCCGACGCTGCGGCTGGCTGTGGCACCCGATCTTCGCGCGATCCCGGAGACTCGCGTACCAAAGTACGCTTCGCCTCCGCGATCCCACGAATCTCGGGCACCGCAGCCAGCCTCGCTGACGCTACGAACGACCTGCGACGAGAGGAGATCGGTATGACCGCAACCTATATGCACATCGGCATCCCCATCACGGAGAAGAAGCCGAACATGACTTACAACGAGGCCATGAAGTTCTGGGTGTCGAACGTCGACGACTACGACTACAAGGTGGAGTACCTCAAGTTCGAGGAGGGCACGCCCTTCCCCGAGGAGCTGCACCGCCGCTGGCATGTGGCCTACTCGGTGGACGATCTCGACCGCTACGCCGACGACGCCGACCGCATCATCTGCGGCCCCCTGGACGCCGGTCCCGGCGTGCGGCTGGCCTTCGTCGAGAAGGACGGCGCCGTCATCGAGCTCTACGAGGACAAGAACTAGCGTTTCGACCCCGCACGCATGCCGAAAGCCCCCGCATCCCCTCGAGGGCGCGGGGGCTTTCGAACGCCGAAGGCCCCGAACCCGCAGCCGCCGCGATGCGATGGGCGCGGGTGCGGGGCCCATCGCCTATGCGGAAGGGGTGTCCGCCCCGGCGCCTGCGGGTCCTGCGCCGTCGCCGAACACCAGCTTGGGCTCTTTGGGCACGTAGTCCACTGCCGGAGCCGAGATGCTGCGCGCCGCCAGATTGCCCGTTGCGCTCGCGTGGGCGATGGTCGACGGTTCCTTCGCGTCTCCGACGAGGTACGTCTCGTAGGTGTCCTTGAGCGCAAGGTACAGGCCGTCGTTCGGCTGCATGTCGATGCACGACACCACGGTGTCGGCGGCTATCTGCACGACCGTGCCGTAATCGGTGCCGATGGCAACCTGATCCTCGGTGATCTCGCTGATCGTCGCGTTGCTGTACACCTGCGTGCCCTGGGCTCGCAGCCAGTTCAGGTTGTGGTGCTTGATCCAGGCGGGGCAGTGCTTGTCCACGTCCTCTTCGGGCCCTTCGTGCACGACGGTCACCGAGATCCCCTGCTTGACGAGGTGGATGGCGAAGTCGATCGCTTGGATGCCGGCTCCCACGAGCACGACGCTCGCTCCGAATTCCATCGTCGCGTAGTTCTCGATCGAGGTCACATGGGGCAGGTCGCTGCCCGGCGCGGTTATCATGCTGCGTTGGGCGCCGGTGGCCACGATGACCGCATCGGGCGCTTTCGAGGCGACGAAGTCGGCATCGACCTCCTGGTTCGCGATCACCTCGATGCCTTGCACCTCGAGTTGGCGTTGCAGGTACGCGCGGTAATCCGCGATCTTCTCGTGGGTGCCTTTGACCGAGGCGGCGAACGACAGCATGCCCCCGGTGTCGGCCTTTTTCTCGCACAGCGTTACGCGGTGCCCGCGCCTTGCGGCGGTGTGGGCGGCTTCCATGCCCGCCGGTCCGCCGCCGATGACGAGCACGTTCTTGGATTCCTCGGCCGGAAGCGGCTCGTACCCCTCGGGCATGTCGGCCGTGTAGGCCCGGGCCATAGCGGGATTTGCACGACAGTGCATGGGCGTGCCGATCGCCAGGCTTCCCGCGAAGCACGTCATGCAGTGGTTGCAGGGTGCGATTTCGTCGCGGCGCCCGTCTTTGAGCTTGGCGGCGAACGAGGGATCCGCCAGCAGCGGGCGCGTCATGAGCACGAAGTCGATCTCGCCGTCGGCGATCGCGTCGTTGATGAGGTCGGGGGCGAGGCGCGCGTCCATGCAGCCGACGGTTCCGACGGGGATCGACACGTTTTTCTTGATGTTGGCCGCGCTTTTCAAAAAGGCGGCCACGCCGTCGTACTGGCCCTGCCATTGGCCGTCCATATGCCTGCTGAAATCGGCGACGGTACCCAAACCGGTATGGCCCGGCACGGGCACGTTGAACATGTCGGTCATGAACCCTGCGGCATGGTTGCCGAATATCGACGAGCGAATGTGTAGGCTGGATGCGCCGGCGGCCTCGAACAGCTTCGCGAACTCGACGGCTTCCTCCTTCTTCATGCAGAGGTCGCTGTCGCCTAGCTCCGCGACGTTTTCCTCGATGGCGGAGTACAGCACTTGGATGCCGAAGCCGGGGCCGCATTTCTCGCGGATGCCGGAGATCATCTCGGTGATGAATCGCGCGCGGTTCTCTATGCTCTGCCCGCCGTACTCGTCGTCGCGCTCGGTGTTCCAGAAACGCGAGACGAACGAATCGAAGGTGTGGCTGCACGAGGCGTTCAGCTCAACCGCGTCGAAACCCGCCTGTTGCAGATGGTAGGCGGCCGTGATGACGTGGTCGCGCATGTCCTTGACCTCGTCGGTGGTCATGGGCACGTTCGAGTTCTGGTTTTCGATGTCGAGCGGCGAGTAGTGGCTCTTCGAGGAGGAGAAGCGGGTGAAATCGCCCAGCAGCTGTCCTCCGACGGGCACCCCGTAGCCGTGGCACATCTCGACGAACGGCTTCCAATGCTCGATATCCTCTTCACGGCCTGCCGATAGCATGGATATCTCTTCTTCGGGCCAGATGCCGCACTGCTCGCACCAGATCATGCCGATGCCGCCCTTTGCGAAGTTCTCGTAGAACGCCTGCCCTTCGAACGGCATCACCTCTTCGAGCAGGGCGGTGTCGGATCCGGCGCTGCTTTTGCACAGGCGGTTCGGCATGGTGTAGTCGCCGATCGTGAGCGGTTGGAACAACGCCGAGAAGTCGGTCGTGCAGGAGGTGTAGCCTTCGTCTTGCGGATTGATCTCCGCGGCTGCGACGTCCCCCGCGTTTCCCGCCCTTTCGGCCGCGCTCGCGTGCTCGTTCGCTTGCGGCTGACACCCCGAGACGATCGCGGATCCTGCGACGGCCGCGCCTGCAAGCGCGGCTCCTTTGAAGAACGTGCGGCGGGAAAATCCCCCCGCTTCCTCGAGTCCTTCGATGCGAAGCCCCATGAAAACCTCCTCCTTGATTGCGGGGAGGGGCAGCTCGCTCGCTCTTCGCTGCATCTCCCCGTGCTGACCTCTTCACGCTACGGCTGCGGGGAGGGGGCGTCTATCGCCCGAAGGAACCAATTTAGCTCGATCGCGCCGCAAGGGCCGGGTGGGGGCGGTTCGACGCTGTGGTCTGAAAGTACCAAATCTGCTTGAGGTTCGCCGGGATTTGCTATAGTGGCAGATACGGGGCGGTATGGGAGGGGTGGGGCGATGATGGGAAAAGCGGGTCGGAGCGAGGGAGCCCGCGCTTCCTCGCCCGCGTCGACGAGCAAGGCGGAAGGTTCTCTCGAGTTCAGATGGTCCCTTCTCGGCTCCTCGTTCACCACGATGGCGTCGTTCGTGCAGCTTCGCGCTTTCGCAGGGTCGGGCCCGTCGTTGCCTTTCTTCGACCTTTCGGAGACCGCGCTCATCGTGGCGACGCTTGCGAGCTGCGGCGTGTGGCTCGTCGCCGTCGTTCGCTCGAAGGCGGGCGGTCGTTTTCTTCCGAGTCCCAGCGCGGCGAGATTGTCGGCGATCCTGTTGCTTGCGGGGCTTCCTCTCGTGTACGGAGGCGGATTCGGGTCGCAGGCGGGAGGTTTCCTTTTTCTTGCAGGATGCGCGTCTGCGGGCGTTGGCAGCGGTATGCTCCTGCTGTTGTGGGGGCGCGTCTACGGCACGCTTCCTCCCAAGACGGCTCTCTTGAACGGGACGCTGTCGAGCTTCGCGGTCATGGTTGCGTGGGCTCTCACCCCGCTGGTGCCGACGTACGGTTTGCGCGCGGCGTGCTGGGTGCTGTTGGCCGCAGGCGCGGTGGCCCTGCTGATGAGGGAGCTGCGCCTGACCGCCGACCCCCGTTCTTCCGCGTCGAGCGATGCCGCGGGCACGCTGGAGCTGTACGCCGTCGCCGAGCCTGGCGAAACCCCCTTGCGCGAGGCGTTCGATTTCCTGTGGAAGCCCATAGCCGCGATGGCCATCAGCTCGTTCGTGCTGGGGGCGTGCTCGTCGCTCGAGTTCGACGGGGACCCGTCGCTGCTGCTCTGCCAGATAGCGGGCCATGTGGCGCTGACGATCGTCATAGTCGTGCTGCTTCGCAGGCAGAAGGGGTTGATGGACGTCACGCTGGTGTACCAGGCCCTCATGCCCGCAACGGCCATCGTCCTTCTGTCGAGCATGGGGACGCTGCCTCAGGCGAGCTTGTTCTCGAGCGTGGTGCTGAATCTGTGCTTCTCGGTATTCGACGTGCTCGCCTGGGCGTGCTTGTCGATAGCGGTGTTCGTGTTCCGCGCGCCGGACGATTTCGTGTACGGCTCGAAGAGCCTCGTCTGCACGTTGCTGCTGCTCGCCGGCATGATGACGGGTCGGTTCTTGCCTGCGGGAGCCCTCGAGGTGGTTCTGTTCCTCATCGTTTCGCTGTACGTGTTCGTGCTGGTGGTGGCTCTGTCCCTCGAGACGCGCAAACGGCGCGACGCTCCCCTTGAAAAGGTTGCGATCGCGCCGGAGCTGGCGCAACGATGCAGGGTGC is a genomic window containing:
- a CDS encoding FAD-dependent oxidoreductase, translating into MGLRIEGLEEAGGFSRRTFFKGAALAGAAVAGSAIVSGCQPQANEHASAAERAGNAGDVAAAEINPQDEGYTSCTTDFSALFQPLTIGDYTMPNRLCKSSAGSDTALLEEVMPFEGQAFYENFAKGGIGMIWCEQCGIWPEEEISMLSAGREEDIEHWKPFVEMCHGYGVPVGGQLLGDFTRFSSSKSHYSPLDIENQNSNVPMTTDEVKDMRDHVITAAYHLQQAGFDAVELNASCSHTFDSFVSRFWNTERDDEYGGQSIENRARFITEMISGIREKCGPGFGIQVLYSAIEENVAELGDSDLCMKKEEAVEFAKLFEAAGASSLHIRSSIFGNHAAGFMTDMFNVPVPGHTGLGTVADFSRHMDGQWQGQYDGVAAFLKSAANIKKNVSIPVGTVGCMDARLAPDLINDAIADGEIDFVLMTRPLLADPSFAAKLKDGRRDEIAPCNHCMTCFAGSLAIGTPMHCRANPAMARAYTADMPEGYEPLPAEESKNVLVIGGGPAGMEAAHTAARRGHRVTLCEKKADTGGMLSFAASVKGTHEKIADYRAYLQRQLEVQGIEVIANQEVDADFVASKAPDAVIVATGAQRSMITAPGSDLPHVTSIENYATMEFGASVVLVGAGIQAIDFAIHLVKQGISVTVVHEGPEEDVDKHCPAWIKHHNLNWLRAQGTQVYSNATISEITEDQVAIGTDYGTVVQIAADTVVSCIDMQPNDGLYLALKDTYETYLVGDAKEPSTIAHASATGNLAARSISAPAVDYVPKEPKLVFGDGAGPAGAGADTPSA
- a CDS encoding class II fructose-bisphosphate aldolase, producing MLVSLRTVLAWAEENDCAAAAFDTPNLELLLAAIGAAEERDEPVIIQHAQLHEEETSIDVIGPIMVARAEASRVPVCVMLDHGEDIDYVRRALDLGFSAIMIDGSQLPYEENVALTLGAVELAHEYGADVEAEIGFTTGHEGLENADDDRENVYTDPDEAARFVADTGIDALAASVGTVHGFYRAQPNLDFKLIEELRIRCGVPLVMHGGSGLSCEDTRAAIRAGIRKINYFSYMSNAGVRAVEALIAEEHPKYFHALANAATAAMQADAEAAMDMFSMVPSA
- a CDS encoding dihydroxyacetone kinase subunit DhaK, which gives rise to MQMKKFINDPDNLTAELLEGLALANPDILELGEDNMVINKKLAEADRVTIVTQGGSGHEPAIEGFVGEGMVDIDVVGDIFAAPGPQACVDAIKLADKGKGVLYIVLNHAGDMLTGNMTMKQCKKQGLNVVKVVTQEDVSNAPRENADDRRGLVGCIPTYKIAGAAAAEGRSLEEVAAVAQRFADNMATLAVAVRGATHPQTGTLLAELGDDEMEIGMGQHGEEGGGRQPLKSADETAAIMVNALVKDIGIEPGERVMLIVNGSGATTLMEQLIVYRAAVKELAKQDIEVVANFVGEMLTVQEQAGFQMFMARMDDELLRLWNAPCTTPYLKK
- a CDS encoding DAK2 domain-containing protein, whose translation is MIDRGTCKAMLRESARLMLEHAERLSDIDSRFGDGDHGITVTKIAKLVNERVEAWDDASIKDFLDDLGMDVMAVRGGSAGPLYGTLIGGLGAQLGDDENELSADAVRRMFAGCLAEMQDITTAQVGDKTMMDALIPAVEAAQACAAPDDGPVDVLMAAAEAAEEGARASEGFASKFGRARSYGDRTIGTPDAGAVSTSLFLRGLANGASLPRS
- a CDS encoding helix-turn-helix transcriptional regulator, whose product is MLLLLWGRVYGTLPPKTALLNGTLSSFAVMVAWALTPLVPTYGLRAACWVLLAAGAVALLMRELRLTADPRSSASSDAAGTLELYAVAEPGETPLREAFDFLWKPIAAMAISSFVLGACSSLEFDGDPSLLLCQIAGHVALTIVIVVLLRRQKGLMDVTLVYQALMPATAIVLLSSMGTLPQASLFSSVVLNLCFSVFDVLAWACLSIAVFVFRAPDDFVYGSKSLVCTLLLLAGMMTGRFLPAGALEVVLFLIVSLYVFVLVVALSLETRKRRDAPLEKVAIAPELAQRCRVLCDGGKLSERESEVFSYLVIGRSSTYIANKLYLSPNTVKSHIQRIYAKLNVGTKEEMIDLVFGSDELCGVFER
- a CDS encoding VOC family protein, which codes for MTATYMHIGIPITEKKPNMTYNEAMKFWVSNVDDYDYKVEYLKFEEGTPFPEELHRRWHVAYSVDDLDRYADDADRIICGPLDAGPGVRLAFVEKDGAVIELYEDKN